The following is a genomic window from Synechococcales cyanobacterium T60_A2020_003.
TTAGGGGCACTGGCAGAGGGCAATATGGCACGCCTTGCCGAATTATCCGGCATTCTGGCCGTTTCGTTTCTCGTGCAAAAGTTGGCACAGTATGGGCAATACGAACGGATGGCAAAAGCCTCACTGGCGATCGCCCTCGATTTACGAACCTCGGTGTATAGCCACCTCCAACGCCTTAGCCTCAGCTATTTTGAAACGGCAAAAACGGGCGATCTGTCCTATCGTTTGACGGAAGATATCGATCGCATTGGCGAAGTGGTGGATAAGTTTTTTAACAGCTTTGTCCCCTGCGTCCTTCAGCTCATTGTCGTCCTTGGCTACATGGTGTATCTCAGTCCGCGCCTCACCCTCGCGACGCTGATCATTGCCCCCCTCATTGGCATCCTGATTAGCTGGTTTGGGGAAAAAATGCTGACTTTTTCCCGTCGCAGCCAAAGCCGAATTTCTGACTTATCGTCGTTGATTACGGAAGTGTTCAGTGGCATTCGCCTAGTGCGGGCCTTTTCAGCCGAAGAGTACGAGATTCAGCGCTTTGCCGATGCCGCTGAGCATAATCGTCAGGCGAGGTACGCGACATCCTGGCTGCGGGCGTTCCAACTTCCCGTGGTGGGATTTTTGTATGCGCTTAGTATTCTCATCTTGCTACTGCTGGGAGGCTGGCAAATTTCCCAAGGCCGACTAACCGGGGAAGAGTTTGGGAGCTTTGTGGCGGCGGTACTGCTGCTGATTGACCCGATCGCCCTCACCACGGATAACTACAACGGGTTCAAACAGGGGCAAGCTTCCGTTGATCGCATTTTTGAGCTGATGGAGATTCAGCCTGCGGTGGTGGAAAGTCCCGATGCAGTTCCCATGCCCTATGTGACGGGAAAGGTGGAATATCGCGATATCTGCTTTGGATATAGCGCCGAGCAGCCCGTTCTCAAGCATCTCAACCTGATGGCTCAGCCTGGAGAGGCGATCGCCCTGGTGGGAGCATCGGGAGCTGGTAAAACGACGTTGGTGAATCTGTTACCTCGGTTCTACGATCCGCAGCAGGGCGAGATTTTCATTGACGGTATCCCGATTCGGAATGTGACCCTGGCAAGTCTGCGTCGTCAAATTGGCATTGTGCCCCAGGAAAGTACGCTGTTTTCAGGCACGATCGCCCAAAATATCGCCTTTGGGCAATCTCACTTTAATCTCACGGATGTGGAAGCTGCCGCCAAAATTGCCAACGCCCATCAGTTCATCAGCGAGTTTCCCGATGGC
Proteins encoded in this region:
- a CDS encoding ABC transporter ATP-binding protein produces the protein MKKRSSYWQLLPYLRPHWPLILQALACVAVFTAFWPFLAWAAGRLLGALAEGNMARLAELSGILAVSFLVQKLAQYGQYERMAKASLAIALDLRTSVYSHLQRLSLSYFETAKTGDLSYRLTEDIDRIGEVVDKFFNSFVPCVLQLIVVLGYMVYLSPRLTLATLIIAPLIGILISWFGEKMLTFSRRSQSRISDLSSLITEVFSGIRLVRAFSAEEYEIQRFADAAEHNRQARYATSWLRAFQLPVVGFLYALSILILLLLGGWQISQGRLTGEEFGSFVAAVLLLIDPIALTTDNYNGFKQGQASVDRIFELMEIQPAVVESPDAVPMPYVTGKVEYRDICFGYSAEQPVLKHLNLMAQPGEAIALVGASGAGKTTLVNLLPRFYDPQQGEIFIDGIPIRNVTLASLRRQIGIVPQESTLFSGTIAQNIAFGQSHFNLTDVEAAAKIANAHQFISEFPDGYQSWVGERGVNLSGGQRQRIAIARAVLLNPRILILDEATSALDSESEALVQEALERLMQDRTVFIIAHRLATVRRADRILVLENGSVVESGTHAELLAQEGRYAQFYAQQFAS